From the genome of Corallococcus macrosporus DSM 14697:
GCAGCGTCATGTCCTGCTCCGCGTCATCGCTCAACATCCCGAGGAGCGAATCCACTCAACTTCAGAGAAGACTGACCCTGCACCAGGGCATGAGGAAAAGGCGCCTCACGCCCGCCATGTGGCGTCGAGCCGCCCCGAAGCGCGGCTAGAAGCTCGTGAAATCAATCTGCAGGACGGGTGTGTCCGCTTCGATGTCGCGCCGGAACCGCCCCCACCGGTCGAGCGTGCTCTCGTCGAGCACGGCCGGGTCGCGATACTGGTGGAACAGCGCGTAATTCATCGAGCGCTGGAGGGCGAGCAGGTCCGGCACTGCCGCGAGCCACTCGCGCTCCATGGGTCGGAGCTCCCGATACCCTTCGAGGAAGGGCCCCAGGAACGCAGCGACCGCTTCGTCGCGCGCCTCTCGCTCCTCGCCTCGCGCGATGTAGAAGAGGAGCACCGCGATGTCCTTGACGAACCACGCGTACTCGCAGTTGTCGAAGTCGAACGCGGTGACCTTCCCTTCGGCGAAGCAGAAGTTGTGCATGTGGAGATCGGCGTGGATCAGCCCGTAGCTCTCCGGTGTTCGCGGGAGCTGGTTCAATCGCGCGATGATCGCCGCGGTGCGCTCGCGAACGAGCTTCTCCTCGGGAGGCGCGAACCGGTCGATGTCGACCACGTCGTACTCATGCCATTCCTGGCGCTTGAGCCTGGGGCTCGAAGGCGCGTAGGTCTGGGCGCGGTTGTGGAGCCGCGCGAACAGCCGGCCCAGGTCGCGGAATAGGGGGGGCTTCCAGTAGCGCTCCTTGAGCGGAGGCGCGTCGTCGAAGACGATGCCCGGCGCGCGCTCGAACGCGGTGGCGACGAAGTAGCCGCCGGGCTCGCGGTCTTCGATCCGCTCCACGAACTGCCCCGCCTCGGAGAGGACCGGCGAGGCGATGGGAATGCGCGCGGCGGCTAGATAGCGAACGAACTCGACCTCACCCAGCGTGTAGTCAATCGTTCGCCGCGTGCTGTGCGAGATGCGCAGAATCAGGCCCTCGCCGTCGTCGTTCTCCGCCTCGTAGACGAAGTTCTCGAAGGCCGCGAGCTCGGTGAGCTGCTCGGGCGACAGGCCGTACCGGCGCGCGGCCTCATCGCGAATCGGTTCGTGGAAGCGGCGGACAAGCTCTGGATGCATCGAACCCTCTAGTCCTTCAACGTGAGGCTGCTCTCACCGTAGCCCAGCACGGTCGAGGCAGCGTCGCTGGTGACCGAGACGCCCAGGCCGCGCGCGAGGGTCTCCGCCAACGGGGGGCCATTGCGCGGCCGCGTGAACACAGCCAGGTCCGCGCCGGTCAGGGGGCGATCCGGGCGCTGGAGCCGCTGGTTCAGCAGCGCCTGCTCGCGCTCGACGACGCGCAGGCATCGGCGCTCCAGGGCGAACGCGCTGGCGGCGACGCCAGCGAGTTCACCGCGGAGGGGCTCCGCCACGACCTTGTCTCCCGGCAGCCCGTGCGCGAAGAGCTCGGCCAGTCGCCGCTGGCTCGTGGCCTGCTCGGCGGGGTCCAGCTTCGCCAGCTCGTCCAGCGAGGTGCCTTGTGGCGTGCCGGGGAATGCCTCGCCGATGCGCGCGAACAACCAGCGGCTGAGCTTGATCTCACGCTGGTATGTCTCGGCGAGTGGGAAATCGTCCCGGAGCAACGGGTAATGCGCGACATCGATGGGCGCCTCCACGAACTCCTGCAGCGCGGTGCGCGGGAGGTGTCCGGCGAACGCCGCCCGGAGCCGTTCGTGGAGCAGCCCCTGGGTCGCGCCGAGGAAGCGGACCACCGATTCGACGCGCTGCCCGAGCAGGCCGTAATCGAGCGCGGCGTCGAGATCGCCGAGGCGCGCCGCGATGTCGGGCTGGGCCTCGATGGGTGCCGGGGCCGAGCCGGTCAACACCTGCATGTATTCGTTGATCAGCGCCGGCGGCCCGGCGCACACGCCGTGCGGACCATGGAAGACCGCGTGACGCTCGGCATAGTCCACGATCGATTGCGCGGTGACGGGCTGCTCGGGGGCGTCGCGCACCAGGTCGTTGGTGACCAGGCGAACTCCGTCGATCAGCCGGAACATGGCCGCGAGCCCGCTGTCGAGCGCTCCGTTCGGCACCGGCTGGACGCCCCGCACCAGCACGTACCCGACCGACGCGAGCGTGCAGACGACCATCATGTGGAGCTCGCCCGCGGTGAGCACGCCCGGGGTCCGGGGCGGCATGCGCGCGAAGAAGGCCTTGCGGAACTGCTCGGTCAGCGAGAGCAGGTCCGGCCACTGACGCGCCATGCCCTTCATCGCGGTCACGTTCATCGGGCGTTCGCTCTGGTAGCGGCTCCCCGCGTAGTGGCACTGCTTGCGCACGGTGGGGAGATCGAGGAACAAGGTGCGCGGCGCGACGTTGTTCTCGCCCACTTGCCGGCCGTCACTGTCGAGCGCCGGATGCGCCACGCGGTAGACCGGCACGACCACCTCGAGGTTCGAGACCTCGAACGCCCGTCCGAACGCCTGTTCGGTCAGCACGGGGCAACGGTTGTCGCGGGCGCTGAACGTGAGCGGCTCACGCCCGGCCGGCACCTCACCCAACCGCTCCGGGAAGGACACCGTGGTGCGGCCCGTGGGCGCATCCGAGACCCGCCTCAAAACCCCCTGTTCGATCAATGCTTCGAGCAGGTCCCGCATCTTGTCCCAGGAATGGGGCGCGCCGTCCGACCACGCCATGGCGTCAGCGGCTTGAAATTGCTCGACCTGAAGCAGCTTCTCACCCAGGGGCGCGATGTCCGGCTCGTCGAAGATGAGCTCCACCTCGCCATAGAAGAGGTGCAGGACCTGCTGGCCATTCCCCGCGTCGAGCCGGTCGTGCGTGAGCCGCCTTCGATTGGGAATGTAGAGCATCTCATCCGCTTGCAGCTGTGCCATGGCTTCTCACTCCCGCTTCAGTGTGACGTCGCGCGACCAGGTGCCGCCGAGCGAGCGATAGACCTCGACGCGATGGTTGAGCAGCAGCCGTTGCGCCTGCAGGCTTGCGCGCTCGAGCCCGACCAGATTCGTCAGGGCGGTGAGCACCGTCAGATAGTCCGAATGCCCCTGCTCGAAGAGCCGCCTCGCCTCATCCAGGAGCTGCTGCCCGAGCTGGACCTGCGCCCGCAGGCTGCGCAGGCTCGTCGCCTCGTTCTCCTCCCGAACCACGGCATCCTGCACCCGTCCGATCGCGGTGTGCAGCGCGAGCTGGTATTGGATTTCGCGACGCTGGAGCTGGATCGGCAGTCGCATGTACTCGGTGACGCGCCTTCCGTCGAACAGGGCCCAGGTCAGGTTCACCCCGACGACGGACTCGCGCAGGGCCGGCTCCGAGAGGCCGACCTTCAACGCGCCCACGTTGCCCACCAGTTGAATCGTCGGGAGCCAGCTCGCCAGGTTCGCGTTGATGCGGTGATCGATCTCCGCGACGCGAAGCTCCGCGAGCCGCATCTCGGGCGTGTTCACGTTCAGGTCGCCCGGCGTTCCGAGCTCCGGTGGGGGCGGGAGATCGGGAAGCTGTCGATCGAGTGGAACAACGTCGTCGGCGGGAGTGGGTACCCGGCCCAGCAGCGCCTTCAGCTCCGAGTTCAAGAGCGCGTTCCGGGTGGCGATCAGCGGCACCTGCGATTCGAGGTTCACCAGCAACTGCTCCTGCTGCAGCACCACGAGCCGGGGCGTGAGGTGCTGCTCGAACCGCGCTCGAACCAGCCGGAGCAGCTCCTTGTTGTAGTCAATCTGCCGCAGCGTGAGGTCCCGGAGCGCGCGGGCCTCGAGGATGTCGAACCAGACCTGGGTGATCCGCACCGCGAGGTCCTGGATGCGGCCCTCGGTGAGCTGCCGCTGCTGCTCGGCGAAGTTCATTCCCGCGCGCCGCTGCGCACCGAGGGCTCCAAACAGGTCGACCTGGTAGGTCACGCCGAAACCGACGGTGGCCAGGTCGTACTCGGCCCGGGTTGGCGGCGCGGGCGGAAGGTTGGCGTTGGCGACGACATGACTCAGTCCCGCCGGGTTCAGGATGCCGACCTGGAGCGGGTACCACCAACCTTGCGGCACGTTGGGGTCGAGCTGGTTCTCGTAGATCAACTCCCGCACCTCGCGCAGGACCAGGTTGTCGCCGAAACACTCCTGGATGGCCATGTCGAGCGCCGGATCGGCGAACGCCGTCCACCAGACTGCGTCCTGGGTAAGGCGCTCGGCTGGCTGCGCGGGCACGCCCTCCTTCGACGGCCGCGGGCTTGGAACTCTGCCCTCGGGTGCGCTGGACGGTGGGGGCGGCTCGGTGCGCAGTTCGCTGGAGGTCGAGTAGCTGCTCGGCGTCGGAGGCGGTTTGACGACGACGGGACGAACCAGCTCGCAACCGGAGCAGGTCATCACGAGGAGGGCGAGCGTAAGTCGAAGTCTCATGGGTGGCTGACGACCACGAGGGCTTTGGCGTGGTTGAGGACGCAGCGCTGCGCGACCCGCATGGTCTCGGGATCGAGGGAGGCGAAGCTCTCGTCGAGGATGACCAGCTCGACCCCCTGCAGCAGCGTGCGCGCGATGTAGAGCCGGCTCTTCTCGCCGTGCGAGAGCTGCCAGCCGGTCTCGCCGATCATCTCCTCGAGGCCGGCGGGCATCTTGGCGACCAGCTCGTCCAGCCCGAGCTCCTTGCACAGCGCGGCGGCCTTGGCCCGCAGCTCGGGCGAGGTCGGCCACTCGCGCCCGAGCAGGAGGTTGTACGCGAAGCTGCCGGACAGGACGTGGTTCTCGTGGAACTGCGGCGCGGCGGTGATGCGCTTGCGCCAGCCCGAGGCGCCGAACGTCGCGCGGTCCAACGCGTGCAACAGCATCACACCGCCCTGCGGCGTCCTCAGGCCCGTCAACAGCGACACCAGCGTCGACTTGCCACCGCCCGATGGGCCCTCCAGCAGGATGCGGTCGCCCTGCGCGATCTGGAACGAGCAGTTCTCGAGCACCGGCCGGGTGCGCGCGTCGTGCCGGAAGGTCACGCCCCGCGCCTCGATGAGGGTTCCGCTGGCGGCGTCGGTCTGCTTGCCGCCCTCCATGTCGAGAGGGACTTTCGATTCGAGCTCGGGGCGGCCCACCGCGAGCAACAAGTCGCGGATCTGCTCGAACGACACCGCCGCCTGGGAGACCTGCTGGAAGTAGACGGCGACCTCGTCGAAGGCTCGCAGCGCGAGCAAGATGCCGCCCACGGACACCGCCAGCGCGCTGGCATTGGCCGTGCCGATGCTGAACGCCGGCAGCAACGACAGCAGGGCGATAACCAACCAGCCGTCGCGCAGGAGCGCGGTCAGCTGCATGGTCCGGCGGTCCATGACCTTCGAGGTCTCGGAGTAGGAGCTCAAGCGGACGTCTTCGCCATCATGCCAGCGCTCGAGTGGGAGCTGCGCCAGCCGCGTTCGATGGCCGAGCATGCGCTCGAGCAGGTCGTGGGTGATGTCGACGCGCGCGCTCGACCACGCCCGTTGGACGCCGTAGTGGCGGCGCGCGAGGACGAACGCGACCACGACCCAC
Proteins encoded in this window:
- a CDS encoding phosphotransferase enzyme family protein, whose amino-acid sequence is MHPELVRRFHEPIRDEAARRYGLSPEQLTELAAFENFVYEAENDDGEGLILRISHSTRRTIDYTLGEVEFVRYLAAARIPIASPVLSEAGQFVERIEDREPGGYFVATAFERAPGIVFDDAPPLKERYWKPPLFRDLGRLFARLHNRAQTYAPSSPRLKRQEWHEYDVVDIDRFAPPEEKLVRERTAAIIARLNQLPRTPESYGLIHADLHMHNFCFAEGKVTAFDFDNCEYAWFVKDIAVLLFYIARGEEREARDEAVAAFLGPFLEGYRELRPMEREWLAAVPDLLALQRSMNYALFHQYRDPAVLDESTLDRWGRFRRDIEADTPVLQIDFTSF
- a CDS encoding TolC family protein is translated as MRLRLTLALLVMTCSGCELVRPVVVKPPPTPSSYSTSSELRTEPPPPSSAPEGRVPSPRPSKEGVPAQPAERLTQDAVWWTAFADPALDMAIQECFGDNLVLREVRELIYENQLDPNVPQGWWYPLQVGILNPAGLSHVVANANLPPAPPTRAEYDLATVGFGVTYQVDLFGALGAQRRAGMNFAEQQRQLTEGRIQDLAVRITQVWFDILEARALRDLTLRQIDYNKELLRLVRARFEQHLTPRLVVLQQEQLLVNLESQVPLIATRNALLNSELKALLGRVPTPADDVVPLDRQLPDLPPPPELGTPGDLNVNTPEMRLAELRVAEIDHRINANLASWLPTIQLVGNVGALKVGLSEPALRESVVGVNLTWALFDGRRVTEYMRLPIQLQRREIQYQLALHTAIGRVQDAVVREENEATSLRSLRAQVQLGQQLLDEARRLFEQGHSDYLTVLTALTNLVGLERASLQAQRLLLNHRVEVYRSLGGTWSRDVTLKRE
- a CDS encoding ABC transporter ATP-binding protein, with protein sequence MTRSHSELLWPVERLSDALEQLAQRQGYGRPAGEIAPPAAAVEPSRVWMFALGDRLGVELEPITPLYHELPDVLERAAPCILQVRRDGVPSYLVLLGTRRGKLRLLARDATVVSLQTKSALALLREEQEATVSEVDQLLGGVEMSPRAREHARSKMLLQRLGQAQLRTGWIMRPRRTASRRTLLGDIPSLVAGILVSHTLLSLVLAGSFWLLGRAALQARLETGWFLGWIAVIACAIPLRMLEVWWQGVFSIRLGTLLKQQLLAGTLKLTPDEVRLDGIGRHFGRVAEAEVVEQLAVGGALLAVLSLVDLLLAGVILVLGAGGWPQAMVLVLWVVVAFVLARRHYGVQRAWSSARVDITHDLLERMLGHRTRLAQLPLERWHDGEDVRLSSYSETSKVMDRRTMQLTALLRDGWLVIALLSLLPAFSIGTANASALAVSVGGILLALRAFDEVAVYFQQVSQAAVSFEQIRDLLLAVGRPELESKVPLDMEGGKQTDAASGTLIEARGVTFRHDARTRPVLENCSFQIAQGDRILLEGPSGGGKSTLVSLLTGLRTPQGGVMLLHALDRATFGASGWRKRITAAPQFHENHVLSGSFAYNLLLGREWPTSPELRAKAAALCKELGLDELVAKMPAGLEEMIGETGWQLSHGEKSRLYIARTLLQGVELVILDESFASLDPETMRVAQRCVLNHAKALVVVSHP